Proteins encoded together in one Anguilla anguilla isolate fAngAng1 chromosome 9, fAngAng1.pri, whole genome shotgun sequence window:
- the zgc:77262 gene encoding RNA-binding protein lark, producing MVKIFVGNVNSSTTEQELRELFEKHGAVSDCDILKNYGFVHMDEEEAAQKAVAALHKHELNGSRITVEYATTKVRNATKIYVGNVPEGVTAGKIKELFQQYGKVVECDIVKNYAFVHMQRENEALEAISELNHSKIEGQKIFVSLSRSNQARDGRGDDFPPPPPHHPHYPPHPHYLPPRLPPGEYYAPRGRLPPPPPLPPPPPRGYYDRDLYERGVRYDPYGGSSRYYERDAYERRPPPPPQRPLSPSLSARYYRDRSPPGGRRALLPPPPPPPSAAAAGYARSYARTTSASMVPPPPPPPAPSSASSLYHRYSLGSGFEKDDYFDDKYSNGFSRGY from the coding sequence ATGGTGAAGATCTTCGTGGGGAACGTGAACTCGTCGACCACGGAGCAGGAGCTGCGGGAGCTGTTTGAGAAGCACGGCGCCGTGTCGGACTGCGACATCCTGAAGAACTACGGCTTCGTGCACATggacgaggaggaggcggcCCAGAAGGCCGTGGCCGCGCTGCACAAGCATGAGCTCAACGGCTCGCGCATCACGGTGGAGTACGCCACCACCAAGGTGCGCAACGCCACCAAGATCTACGTGGGCAACGTGCCCGAGGGCGTCACCGCCGGCAAGATCAAGGAGCTCTTCCAGCAGTACGGCAAGGTGGTGGAGTGCGACATCGTCAAGAACTACGCCTTCGTGCACATGCAGCGGGAGAACGAGGCGCTGGAGGCCATCTCCGAGCTCAACCACTCCAAGATCGAGGGCCAGAAGATCTTTGTGTCCCTGTCTCGCAGCAACCAGGCCAGGGACGGGAGGGGCGACgacttcccccctcctcccccccaccacccccactaCCCGCCCCACCCGCACTAcctgcccccccgcctgcccccggGCGAGTACTACGCTCCGCGCGGgcgcctgccccccccgcccccgctcccgccccctcccccgcgcgGTTACTATGACCGCGACCTTTATGAGCGAGGCGTGCGCTACGACCCCTACGGCGGGTCGTCCCGCTACTACGAGCGCGACGCGTACGAgcgccgcccgccgcccccccctcagCGCCcgctgtccccctccctctccgcccgCTACTACCGCGACCGCAGCCCCCCCGGGGGCCGGCGCGCCctgctgcccccgcccccgccccccccctcggccgccgccgccggctaCGCCCGCTCCTACGCCCGCACCACCAGCGCCAGCAtggtgcccccccctccccccccgcccgccccctcctccgcctcctccctctATCACCGCTACTCCCTGGGCTCAGGGTTTGAGAAGGACGACTACTTCGATGACAAGTACAGCAACGGGTTCAGCAGGGGCTActga